A region of Lagenorhynchus albirostris chromosome 20, mLagAlb1.1, whole genome shotgun sequence DNA encodes the following proteins:
- the CHRNE gene encoding acetylcholine receptor subunit epsilon, with protein MAGTLLSALLLLQLLGRGEGKNEELRLYHHLFDNYDPGRRPVQKPEDTVTITLKVTLTNLISLNEKEETLTTSVWIGIDWHDYRLNYSKGDFGGIETLRVPSELVWLPEIVLENNIDGQFGVAYEANVLVSEGGYVSWLPPAIYRSICAVEVTYFPFDWQNCSLVFRSQTYNAEEVELVFAVDDDGDAISSIDIDTEAYTENGEWAIDFCPGVIRRHDGGSNDGPGDTEVIYTLIIRRKPLFYVINIIVPCVLISGLVLLAYFLPAQAGGQKCTVSINVLLAQTVFLFLIAQKIPETSLSVPLLGRYLIFVMVVATLIVMNCVIVLNVSCRTPTTHAMSPRLRHVLLELLPQLLGSGAPPEVSRAASPPRRASSLGLLLRAEELILKKPRSELMFEGQRHRHRTWTAALCQSLGAAAPEIRCCVDAVNFVAESTRDQEATGEEVSDWVRMGKALDNICFWAALVLFLVGSSLIFLGAYFNQVPELPYPPCM; from the exons ATGGCAGGGACTCTGCTCAGTGCCCTGCTCCTCTTGCAGCTGCTCG gcagagGTGAAGGGAAGAACGAGGAGCTGCGTCTTTACCACCACCTCTTCGACAACTATGACCCAGGACGCCGACCAGTGCAGAAGCCTGAGGACACTGTCACCATCACCCTCAAAGTCACCCTGACCAACCTCATCTCACTG AATGAGAAAGAGGAGACCCTCACCACCAGCGTCTGGATTGGAATC GACTGGCATGATTACCGACTCAACTACAGCAAGGGCGATTTTGGGGGCATAGAAACCCTGCGGGTCCCTTCAGAACTCGTATGGCTGCCAGAGATTGTGCTGGAAAACAA TATCGACGGCCAGTTCGGTGTGGCCTATGAAGCCAACGTGCTGGTCTCGGAGGGCGGCTACGTGAGCTGGCTGCCCCCGGCCATCTACCGAAGTATCTGCGCCGTGGAGGTCACCTACTTCCCTTTCGACTGGCAGAACTGCTCTCTTGTTTTCCG CTCGCAGACGTACAATGCAGAAGAGGTGGAGCTCGTCTTTGCTGTGGACGACGACGGCGACGCCATCAGCAGCATAGATATCGACACTGAGGCCTATACTG AGAACGGGGAGTGGGCCATCGACTTCTGCCCCGGGGTGATCCGCCGCCACGACGGTGGCTCTAATGATGGTCCAGGGGACACTGAAGTCATCTACACGCTCATCATTCGCCGGAAGCCGCTCTTCTACGTTATTAACATCATCGTGCCTTGCGTGCTCATCTCGGGCCTAGTACTGCTCGCCTATTTCCTGCCGGCACAGG CCGGCGGCCAGAAATGCACCGTCTCCATCAACGTCCTGCTCGCCCAGACCGTCTTCTTGTTCCTAATTGCCCAGAAAATCCCAGAGACATCTCTGAGCGTGCCGCTGCTGGGCAG GTACCTCATTTTCGTCATGGTGGTTGCCACGCTCATTGTCATGAATTGCGTCATCGTGCTCAACGTGTCTTGTCGGACGCCCACCACTCACGCCATGTCCCCGCGGCTGCGCCAC GTCTTACTGGAGCTGCTGCCCCAACTCCTGGGCTCGGGCGCACCCCCCGAGGTCTCCCGGGCCGCCTCGCCCCCAAGGCGGGCGTCGTCCTTGGGCCTACTGCTCCGCGCGGAGGAGCTGATACTGAAAAAGCCGCGGAGCGAGCTCATGTTTGAGGGGCAGAGGCACCGGCACAGGACCTGGACTG CTGCCCTCTGCCAGAGCCTGGGCGCCGCCGCCCCCGAGATCCGCTGCTGTGTGGATGCCGTGAACTTCGTGGCCGAGAGCACGCGAGACCAGGAGGCCACCGGCGAG GAGGTGTCCGACTGGGTGCGTATGGGGAAGGCCCTCGACAACATCTGCTTCTGGGCCGCTCTGGTGCTCTTCCTTGTTGGCTCCAGCCTCATCTTCCTCGGGGCCTACTTCAACCAAGTGCCCGAACTGCCCTACCCGCCCTGTATGTAG
- the C20H17orf107 gene encoding uncharacterized protein C17orf107 homolog: MKGTPSSLETLLWVCHFHSSTEAALQPPLLSSLELVAAAHEYLEHRFREPKSLEPREPEKPPTPKPTLGLVLREAAATVVNFGATSLEISALWVQQEVRRLDAGDPSGALARVAQAAGQGARQAGSAAGASARLLLQGARLCLCGRGLQGSASFLQQWRRQLGLGTPGEPVSSR; encoded by the exons ATGAAGGGTACCCCCAGCTCCCTGGAAACCCTGCTGTGGGTCTGCCACTTCCATAGCTCCACGGAG GCGGCCCTCCAGCCCCCACTTCTATCTTCCCTGGAACTTGTGGCCGCGGCCCATGAATATCTGGAGCATCGGTTCAGAGAGCCGAAGTCTCTGGAGCCGCGAGAGCCAGAGAAGCCGCCCACCCCGAAGCCCACCCTGGGGCTGGTGCTAAGAGAAGCCGCGGCCACCGTAGTGAACTTCGGGGCCACCTCGTTAGAG ATCTCAGCCCTGTGGGTGCAGCAGGAGGTGCGGCGACTAGACGCCGGGGATCCAAGTGGAGCCCTGGCCCGGGTAGCCCAGGCCGCGGGGCAGGGGGCTCGGCAAGCGGGGTCTGCGGCAGGCGCGAGCGCCCGGCTTCTGCTCCAGGGGGCGCGGCTTTGCCTGTGTGGACGAGGTCTGCAGGGATCCGCCTCATTCCTGCAACAGTGGCGACGGCAGCTGGGCCTCGGCACCCCCGGGGAACCGGTGAGTTCAAGatga